GTCTTTAACGCCCACCGAGCTCTTAGCCGCCGTTAAACAGGTTGAAAAGCAGTTAGGCCGCCAGGAAAGCCAGCGCTGGGCACCTCGGATTATCGATATTGATATTTTAGCTTGGGGGGATTATCAGACTAATCAAGCGATGTTGCAGATACCGCATCCTGAATTAGAAAAAAGACCTTTTGCTTTATGGCCTTTGCTTGATCTTCTTCCAGAATGGCAGCACCCACAACGCGACTTGTCGGATTTACTCGGGCGATGGGGTTCACGATTTTCAGGTCAAGCACCATTTAATACCAGACAATTGCCTCATCGTTTATTAGGGACTCAGTTAGTAGGAATTTTGAACGTTACACCGGATTCTTTTTCCGATGGAGGCCAATTTCTTGAGCTGCCTGAGGCGCTTGCCCAAGCGGAAAAATTGGTTTTAGAGGGTGCTGAGATCCTGGATATAGGCGCAGAATCGACCCGTCCTGGAGCAAAACCTGTTTCACCCGAAGATGAATGGTGTCGGCTTGCGCCTATTTTAAGTGTATTAAAGGATAGTTCAGTACGTTGGCCTATAAAACCGAAGTTAAGTATTGATACGCGCCATTATCAGGTTGCTGAAAAAGCCTTGGAATTAGGGATTGATTGGATTAACGACGTCAGTGGTTTTGCTGATAGTAGAATGGGTGAGCTGGCGGTAAAAAATGCGGTAAAGTGTGTGGTGATGCATAATTTAGGGGTTCCGGCCGATAAAAATAAGGTGTTGTCCTCTGACCCGAATATTTGTCAGCAAATTTTTGAATGGGCTAAACAGCGATTTAAACAGTTAATTGCAGCCGGTGTTGCACCCGAACAGCTTATTTTTGATATTGGTATTGGCTTTGGAAAAACAGCCCAGCAATCGGCATCTTTGTTAAAAAATATAAATTATTTTCGTGGTCTTGATTGTCAGTTATTAGTGGGGCATTCGCGGAAATCCTTTTTAAATTTAGTGACCGATAAGTTAGGTGTAGAAAGGGATATTGAAACAGCACTTTTATCTTATCAATTAGCTGCCCATCACGTTGATTATTTACGAGTACATAATGTTGAGCTCAATGCGAGGGCAGTCAATATGGCAGCACAATGGATGAAAGAATCAATTATTTAACCAATTATTTCCTCTAATGCATTGGTTTGCTTCCAAGTTAGATTTAATTCTTTTGCAGCTTTAACATCATCTAAGCGTTGTACCGGTAAATGATGTGGTGCATTCTGCAGCATAGCTGGATTTTCTTTTGCTTCACACAGTATTTTTTCCATCGCCGCAACAAACGCATCTAATTCTTGTTTTGATTCTGTTTCAGTCGGTTCAATCAACAAACATTCTGGAACGAGTAAAGGAAAATAAGTCGTTGGCGCATGAAAACCAAAGTCGAGTAAACGCTTGCCTATGTCCATGGCAGAGATATGGTATTCTTTCTGCAACTTTCTTAAGGTTAGAATAAATTCGTGGCTAGCGCGCCGTTGTGAAAACGCGGCAATATAACCAATGGTTTTAAGTCGAGTCAGTAAATAATTAGCATTTAGTGTGGCGAACTTTGAAACACGTGTTAATCCATTACAACCCAGTAAACGCGCATAGATATAAGCACGTAGCAGGATTCCAGCATTACCCATAAAAGTAGATAACCGACCGATGCTTTGTGGTCTATCGTTTAAATTTAACCAGCGATATTGTTTATTTTCATAAGCAACCGTAGGAATAGGTAAAAAGGGTAATAGCCGTTCTCCAACCGCAACCGGACCCGCACCCGGTCCGCCACCTCCATGGGGTGTGGCAAATGTTTTATGTAAATTCAGGTGCATCACATCAAATCCCATATCGCCAGGTCGGACTTTACCTAAAATGGCATTGAGATTGGCACCATCATAGTAAAGTAAGCCACCGGCCTCATGAATGGTTTTAGCAATTTCTTCAATTTGTCTTTCGAATATGCCTAAGGTGGAGGGATTGGTTAGCATAATTCCCGCTGTTTTAGGACCCACTGCCGCTTTTAATGCCGCTAAATCCACGTCGCCCGTTTCTTTGTTAGTCGGAATTTCACGTACGCTATAACCGCACATCACCGCAGAAGCGGGATTCGTACCGTGTGCGGCATCAGGAACAAGAAATTCGGTACGTTCTATATCAGCGCGCGATTCGTGATAGGCCTTAATCATGGCAACGCCTGCAAATTCACCTTGCGCGCCGGCCATTGGCGATAAAGAAACACCGCGCATACCGGTTACTTCTTTTAAAATTTCTTGAAACTCATACAAACAGTGTAGAGTGCCCTGACAATTTTCGGCGGGTGTTAAAGGGTGCTGGTTTAAAAACGCTGGTAAGGAGGCTAAGCGGTGTACGCCACGTGGATTATATTTCATGGTGCATCAACCCAATGGATAAAAATGGGTATCAATAGAAAAGTTTTTTTGCGATAAGCGCGTGAAATGACGTACGACTTGTAGTTCCGAAACTTGTGGCAGTAAGGGTTCTGTTTTGCGTAATAAACCTTCAGGAATAGATGAAAAAAAATCGCTGGCATTATCGTTGGCCGGGATTTGTGCTTTGGCAATACGACCC
This is a stretch of genomic DNA from Candidatus Rickettsiella viridis. It encodes these proteins:
- the folP gene encoding dihydropteroate synthase; amino-acid sequence: MLILGLGSNLIDSVNNLRRAVQLLQKSHAVTVVKISPVYSSSALLPAYAPLAWDKPYLNLALRCQSSLTPTELLAAVKQVEKQLGRQESQRWAPRIIDIDILAWGDYQTNQAMLQIPHPELEKRPFALWPLLDLLPEWQHPQRDLSDLLGRWGSRFSGQAPFNTRQLPHRLLGTQLVGILNVTPDSFSDGGQFLELPEALAQAEKLVLEGAEILDIGAESTRPGAKPVSPEDEWCRLAPILSVLKDSSVRWPIKPKLSIDTRHYQVAEKALELGIDWINDVSGFADSRMGELAVKNAVKCVVMHNLGVPADKNKVLSSDPNICQQIFEWAKQRFKQLIAAGVAPEQLIFDIGIGFGKTAQQSASLLKNINYFRGLDCQLLVGHSRKSFLNLVTDKLGVERDIETALLSYQLAAHHVDYLRVHNVELNARAVNMAAQWMKESII